CGCGCGAAGGAACACGACGAGCTTTCCCTTGGTGATGCCGCGCGGCTTGCGCGTGGTCGTCCGGGCCGTGACGCTCATTTCCGCATCGTCGGGCAGATCGTCCACGGCATCCGGTTGCGATACGGGCTGCGCGGCGACAGGGCCGGTGTCCGCCGGTGCCAAGTCCGGTGTCGCGTCCGGCAGCGGCGTTTCGGCGGTGGGGTCGGTCGCGGGCGGCACGGACGGCGCGGCGTGGGGCGGCGCTGCCGGCTCTTCCTGCACGCCGAATTCGACGAATTCGATCACGCCCGCCTCGCTCAGGCTCTGGCGGGTTTTCTGGTCGATGGGGCTGCCGATCACGGCGATGCACGCGGGCCGCCGCGCGGTGCGCAGGGCAAGGCGGCGCAGCGCATCGAGATCCGACTGCGGGTCGCTGTCGATTTCGAATACCAGAAAATCCACGCGTCCGTCGGCAAGTTCGGAATCGTCCATCGTCTCCACAAGGGTCTGTTGCAGGACACGGCCGCGCACCTGTGCGTCCTGCATCATTTCAGCCCGCAGCGCCTCTCCTATCGATGCGGTGCGCGCGACGATCAGCGCGCGGCTGCGCGGGGCAGGCTCCTGCACGACCTCCGACAGGCGGGCTTCGATATCGTGATGGGCGAGTGTCATCTGACGTGCTCCTATCTGATGGTTTCGGCGGGAAGTGACGCGCTCATCGAGGGAAAGACAAAGCTTTCCCCGAGGCTTTGAGCGCCCGTGGCACCGGCGGCTGTGGCCAGCGCGCCGAGAGGTGAAATGAAATCGAATTGCAGGTCCGTCAGTTCCACGGTCACGATCGGCGTGTAGTAGGCGCCGACACGGTTCAGCGCGGGATCGTAGCTGTAGGTGAACGACAGGTTTTCGGGGGTCGCGTTGGATGGCAGCAACGGAGCCACTTCGGACCAGATTGTCGCGACTGTCGGATGGTCCAGCGAGCCGGTGCACGTCTTGGCCGGGGGCCTTGTGCACAGGCTGGTGAACTCTGTGCAGCGCGTTCCGTTGGGGATCGTCAAGGCCAGTCCGCCCAAAGCGCCACGGCCGTTTCCTTCGGGAATATCGGGGCAGACCGCTGGGCGCACCACAGCCATGCGGACCGCGCGTTCGGTCGCCTTCTCGGCCATCACATTCGAAAAGCTCAGGCGCGCAAAGTCGATCAGCCCGAAGAGGATCAACAGAAACAGGCTGGTGACCACGGCGAATTCGATCAGCGTCGATCCATCCTCGTCGCGCAGGTGGCGTGCTATGGGGCGGGGCAGGCGGATCATGATCCGATGATCCTTGCACTGTCGCGGATCGTCGTGGTGACAGAGGCGTTCGTCACCCCCGCAAGCGCAAACAGGCCGCTGAAGGGATAGTCGATCAGCAAGGTCGCGGTCACGGTTGCCACAGCGGCATCGCCGCCGCGGTACTCTCCGCTGCTGCATGTAAGCTCGGAGCGGACCGACGACACCTGAACCGCAACGGGGAATACGCTTTTGCCCTGCCGGTCTTCGCGGACGATCTCGGCCAGTCTGTCGTCCCATGATTCGACCGCCGATGCGCCCCCCGGTGCCGCGCAGGCATCCGCGTCCACCACCCGGCTGAGGTAGCGCGTTGCGTCACGCACACCGGTGATCGCGGTCTGGTAGGACCAGAACGTGCGCGCGCCCTCGACCGCAAGGCCGAGGACAAGCATGAACATCGGGAACAGCAGCGCGAATTCGACCAGCGCTGCGCCGTCTTCGCGCCGTGCGAAACCTATGACAGGGCGGCGGATCAATCGACCAGCCTCACCACATCGCGGATATCTGTATCGAGCGTACCCTTGCCGCCATCGTCGCATCCGCTGCCAAGACAGGCAGAAAGCTCGAGCTCCAGCTTGCCATTGCGCATGGGGTTCAGGGCGAATGCCTCGAAATACTGGACGACGGGCGCCTTTACACCGGCTTTGACATCCACGTTCACGCAGTCGATCGCCGCCACGACCATGACGCGCCGTGAGGTATCCAGAGTTTCCTGCGGGGCGCACATGTTGCCGATCAGGCTGTCGACCACGTCATCGACCGTTCCAAGCAGCCCGCCGATCAAACCGCCGCCGCCATCCCCTCCGGCGGAAACCTCGCCGTAGGCCGCGATTTCCGCCTCGTAGAACTCCAGCCGCGTTTCGGCCTCGGGAAAGGGATCGTTGCCGTCGTAGTAGGTGTCGACATAGGCGGTGCGTGCCAGTTCCCAGTTGCCATTGCCGATCACGCCGCAGGTGCCAGAGCCAAGGCAATCGTCCGTCGGCAGGCCCGCATCCTCGGTGCCGGGCACGAACTCGCAGACGCCTCCCTCAAGGACACCTTGCAGAATGTTCGGGGCGCCTGCGAAGTCGTCACCGACGAGGTCCGAGGCGAGGCCGGAAAACTCACCGAAGCGGGTGTTGATCGCGTCCGACAGATCACTGCCGTCGATGTCGACACCCAGCGACAGATCCAGACCGCCACGCCCGAAACAGGCCGTCTCGGGCCGCCGGGATGCGCCAAGGCATACGGCAAGCTCGCGCCCCAGAAGGCCCGCGCAGAGCCCCAGGCCGTTCACCGAATGCGAGATTGAATTGACGATTCGGGTGCTGCCGGGAATCATCTGGTCGAGGCCCAGCTTCGCGTCGAGCGAAACCGACCGTCCGACCAGAGCATCGGCCTCCACATCCAGAAGCGGCAGGCACATCGCGATGGGCGCGACATTGCAGGCTTCCTGTTCGAATGTCGCTGCCGCACGGGCCGTGGTGCTGTTTGTCATCGTGTCATGGCCCGACAGGCTTGCGAATACCGCGTCAAGGCCCAGCGGCACGTCGCGGTCCGCGACGGTCACATCGACGAAACGTGCGTCAAAGGGGCTGGTGGTGACAAGCGAAGGGTCGCGGGCAAAGGTGCCGTCGCGGGAGGGTTTATAAAAGGTAACCGTCAGATCCGTCGCGCCGGAGAGCGTCTTGCTGCCGGAGGCAAAGGTCTGGGTGTCGGTAATCAGCGCGTTGGCCGCGCCCTGCGCACGGGTCAGCGCATCGGGGGCCCCGTCCAGTTCGGCGGCGGCGGCAAGTGCGGCGCTGTCGGCATAGGACTGAAGCTCGGCCTGTGTCGTTCCGAGGCGCCCGATGTCGAATATCATGCCCAGCAGCCCCAGGAATACCACAAGCGAGACGGCCCAGAGGACCATCATGCTGCCATCGTCGTTCTGACGGTATTTTCCAAAAGCGCGGGTGAGCGACATCTTCAACCTCTACATCTTCAAAGAAGTGAACCCGCCACGCCGGTGGGGCGCGGCGGGTCCGATGGTGGGGGAGGGCGCATGGGCCCATCACGTCCTGCGGGCTTAGGTCGTGCCGCCGGTGCTGCCGGTTGTGTCTGTTTCGGTGCCGCCTTCGATGCTGTTCAGAGCGCCGGATGCCTTGCCCATGGTGGAGCTGACATCGCCGCTGAGGGTGAGCAGCGCACCCGCGCCGAGTGTCACGGCGAGACCGAGTGCGATCCCGTACTCGACCAGTGTTGCGCCTTCTTCGTCGCGGCGCAGTTTCGCCAGAGCGTTCTTGAGTTGCAGTGCCATAGTTTGGTATCCTTCATAACCAGTACGTTGTGTTCGGCGAGGGGGCCCGCCTGTGAGTTGTGGCTCCCACAGGGCGCCGCCAATGAGATTAAAATTATCGTTAATAATTATTTGACACATCATTCAGATGGATGATGCTTTGGGACCATTTTGGGGCAATGCGGGGGCGAAGAGGTCCGGTTTTCAACTGCTGCGAGAAGATTGTTTCGTGACTGATGGCGGCAGTTGAGAGGTCACAGTATTATTAACGCAACATAATTGCGCTCTTTCGTGCAGTTTTGTGGAAACTCTTGGCGATATCCCGCTAGATTGTAAAAATCGAGAGAGTAGTTTTTGCCGGTGAGGAAACAGTTGTGCCGCGTAGCCATGTCAATGACCGGTCCAATTTGGTCCCGTTTCCCGGCGCAAGCGATACACACGCCCGTATTGCCAGCGCGCTGGCGCTGGTGACGGACTGGAATGCGGCACTGTCTGGACACATCTCCCTTCAGGATGTGCTGGCGCTTTATGCCCGGATCGAGGGCGCCGCGCAGGTCTCGCTCATGCGCTACAGCCGTGGCAAGGTCCTGCCCGTCGCGACGGCGGTGGGGGCGCTGGGCGATCCAGACACAGGCACATGCGGCGGCTTTCTGCGCGCCGCCCTTCTTCAAAAGGGGTTTTCCGCGAACGCCGCGGATGTCCTGCACCTGTCCGAGGTAGAGAGTGATCCGATGTTCGCGCCTCTTGTGACGGCGGGCGACTGGCGAAACATCTCAGGGGGTACGGAAGTACGCATTATTGTGCTCGAAAGCACCTCGGTGCAGCTCGATACACTTGAGGTTGTGTTTGCCGACACGGTCAAGGACTGCCCCGATCTTCCCTCGGCGATGATTGCGCAGGCGCTTGCGGATGCCTGGACAGTGCGGGCCCCCGGCCTGATCAGCCGCGCGATCCGGAATTTCGGGCGCACCCGCGCAAGCGCGGCCTCTGGCCAGACGGGGGGTATTCTGGGAATACAGAACCGCTGCGGGCTCAGCCGCTCCGAGCGGCGGGTCTGCCAGATGCTCGCCGCCGGCGGAAAGGCGCGCGACATCGCGGAAAGCCTGCGGATCTCTATTCCTACGGTGCGCACGCATCTGCGAAACATCTACGCAAAGACCGAAACATCGGGACAGGTTGAACTGCTGGCCGCGATTGCGTCGGAAAGAGACGCGGCCGGGTGAGCGGAACAGACCTGTTATCGTGGATACCGGTGCCGGTATTTCTTTACCTTATATATACGGACCTGCGGTATCTCAGGATTCCCAACC
Above is a window of Sulfitobacter sp. HNIBRBA3233 DNA encoding:
- a CDS encoding TadE/TadG family type IV pilus assembly protein, with the protein product MIRLPRPIARHLRDEDGSTLIEFAVVTSLFLLILFGLIDFARLSFSNVMAEKATERAVRMAVVRPAVCPDIPEGNGRGALGGLALTIPNGTRCTEFTSLCTRPPAKTCTGSLDHPTVATIWSEVAPLLPSNATPENLSFTYSYDPALNRVGAYYTPIVTVELTDLQFDFISPLGALATAAGATGAQSLGESFVFPSMSASLPAETIR
- a CDS encoding Flp family type IVb pilin, whose product is MALQLKNALAKLRRDEEGATLVEYGIALGLAVTLGAGALLTLSGDVSSTMGKASGALNSIEGGTETDTTGSTGGTT
- a CDS encoding helix-turn-helix domain-containing protein, which translates into the protein MPRSHVNDRSNLVPFPGASDTHARIASALALVTDWNAALSGHISLQDVLALYARIEGAAQVSLMRYSRGKVLPVATAVGALGDPDTGTCGGFLRAALLQKGFSANAADVLHLSEVESDPMFAPLVTAGDWRNISGGTEVRIIVLESTSVQLDTLEVVFADTVKDCPDLPSAMIAQALADAWTVRAPGLISRAIRNFGRTRASAASGQTGGILGIQNRCGLSRSERRVCQMLAAGGKARDIAESLRISIPTVRTHLRNIYAKTETSGQVELLAAIASERDAAG
- a CDS encoding TadE/TadG family type IV pilus assembly protein, with protein sequence MSLTRAFGKYRQNDDGSMMVLWAVSLVVFLGLLGMIFDIGRLGTTQAELQSYADSAALAAAAELDGAPDALTRAQGAANALITDTQTFASGSKTLSGATDLTVTFYKPSRDGTFARDPSLVTTSPFDARFVDVTVADRDVPLGLDAVFASLSGHDTMTNSTTARAAATFEQEACNVAPIAMCLPLLDVEADALVGRSVSLDAKLGLDQMIPGSTRIVNSISHSVNGLGLCAGLLGRELAVCLGASRRPETACFGRGGLDLSLGVDIDGSDLSDAINTRFGEFSGLASDLVGDDFAGAPNILQGVLEGGVCEFVPGTEDAGLPTDDCLGSGTCGVIGNGNWELARTAYVDTYYDGNDPFPEAETRLEFYEAEIAAYGEVSAGGDGGGGLIGGLLGTVDDVVDSLIGNMCAPQETLDTSRRVMVVAAIDCVNVDVKAGVKAPVVQYFEAFALNPMRNGKLELELSACLGSGCDDGGKGTLDTDIRDVVRLVD
- a CDS encoding TadE/TadG family type IV pilus assembly protein; the encoded protein is MIRRPVIGFARREDGAALVEFALLFPMFMLVLGLAVEGARTFWSYQTAITGVRDATRYLSRVVDADACAAPGGASAVESWDDRLAEIVREDRQGKSVFPVAVQVSSVRSELTCSSGEYRGGDAAVATVTATLLIDYPFSGLFALAGVTNASVTTTIRDSARIIGS